The genomic interval TCAAAGTCTATTTGTCCTCGGTTTAGGTGGATGCTGGGTCTACCCATGTAACCAGAAGATTTCCGTTGTTGATTCTTAGATTTGAGAAATTTATCTTTTTTTCACAAATATATTATTTATATTCATTTTATTGCATTTAAGTATTAAGAAAACTCAAGTTTTTGAGATGTTTTGTACACACTAGGAAGTGATTTTCTTTCTCTATGCGGCTTTTAAAATCAATGAAATAATGATTGATATTGTGAGATTTGTATATCTATATACAAACTATATTCTTGATTAATAATGTATTATAAAATTAGTGACCTTAAATTATGATTTCACCCGTCTAGATAAATCAAATTCTTGTTTGATAATAGTTTAATCGCTTTGATTTTATGCTATTCGCCATGAGGTATAAGTTTGAAGATTACTTTCCATTGATAATTTTATCATGGGAACCAATTATTCCTCAATAATGACTGAGAAAATCACGGAGGAATCTTTTGTGTGATACAAAAATTACAGTAATAGTTAAATATATCACATTCTTAAAATATTGCCAATACAAATGTCATCTCCTTTGTATGCTCTTATAGTAGATGATGAAGAAGAGTTAGCAGAACTCTATAGACAGTTCATAGCAAGTATGGGGTTTGTTGCAATATCTTTTACAAGACCTTTGATTGCTTTAGAGCACTACCAAAAAAACCCTTACAAATATTCGCTGGTAGTCACAGACTTGAGAATGCCTGGTATAAATGGAATCGAACTTGCAAACAAGATGAGGATTCTTAACTCCTCAGTAAAAATATTTCTCATAACTGCATTTGACGTATTGGATTTGGAAAAAGATCTGGCCTTCATGTCAGCAAAATTTAGTAAAATCCTGCAAAAACCAATTAAACTTGTTACACTTAAGACGATTATTGAAGAGAACATACCAAGTATCTAAAATACTGTAATAATATTTTATAACATAGGGTACCTCCATTGTTATATTTTGCTAAACTAACATTTTATTTATAAAGTAAGTTCCTACAAAATTATAAAAGTAAAATGATGAGGTATTTGAAAATATACACAATATGAAGAGGATAGAACTTGAAAATATAGAATAGTCGGAATTAGTAAATTATATTGGCATATCCCGAATCGAATTCGGATAAGGCGATACTTTCTTAAGGTATGACAGACACACAGTTTTTGCCTAAAATTTTTTTTCCTTACTAGAATATCAGCTCTTTATACTTGTTTTGTGGTGGTTCATCAATTTAGATTTGTCATCAATGGATAATAGATCAAAGTCTTTGTGATGATACAAGCATACTCGTTTTATATCAATGTCATGGGCGGAGGGTATAGACAACTCATAACAAATCTTGTAAACAACAAGAATATGGAAAAGCACCTATGTCTCCTAAGAACGAAACACCTGATTTTCCATTTGTCTTTGCATAATCTACCAAATTTTTGTTAGACATAATCGGATTCTAAAGAGTCATTACCAAAATATTTCTTTAATGAATCTACTATCATCAATGATTTTTCGTTTCTTTCTCCTTTATCGGTATTTAGCAAATTTTGGGACTTTGAAAGATATTTTCTTACCGTATCTTCAGTTTCATAAAATGGTGCCAATAAAATAACTTCATTTCTTTCCTTGGATTCTTTTTGTTATATATTTGGAATAAGACTCTCTTAATTTTGTCAAATCTTCATATACGAGTAACGTATGGCTTCCATATTCATATTCAGATTCAGAAATTAAATTCGACGCATATTGTGTATGCATCAACTTGATCTCATTTCTAGGCGTTATTTGGCACACCAAACCAGTAGTGTATATAAAAGTATAATAGCATAATTCAATAATTTATGGCGATATTAA from Candidatus Nitrosocosmicus hydrocola carries:
- a CDS encoding response regulator, which produces MSSPLYALIVDDEEELAELYRQFIASMGFVAISFTRPLIALEHYQKNPYKYSLVVTDLRMPGINGIELANKMRILNSSVKIFLITAFDVLDLEKDLAFMSAKFSKILQKPIKLVTLKTIIEENIPSI